Proteins encoded in a region of the Sugiyamaella lignohabitans strain CBS 10342 chromosome B, complete sequence genome:
- the URA2 gene encoding bifunctional carbamoylphosphate synthetase/aspartate transcarbamylase (Bifunctional carbamoylphosphate synthetase/aspartate transcarbamylase; catalyzes the first two enzymatic steps in the de novo biosynthesis of pyrimidines; both activities are subject to feedback inhibition by UTP; GO_component: GO:0005737 - cytoplasm [Evidence IEA,IEA]; GO_component: GO:0005737 - cytoplasm [Evidence IDA] [PMID 11015727]; GO_component: GO:0016021 - integral component of membrane [Evidence IDA] [PMID 11921093]; GO_component: GO:0005739 - mitochondrion [Evidence IDA] [PMID 14576278]; GO_component: GO:0005739 - mitochondrion [Evidence IDA] [PMID 16823961]; GO_function: GO:0005524 - ATP binding [Evidence IEA,IEA]; GO_function: GO:0016597 - amino acid binding [Evidence IEA]; GO_function: GO:0004070 - aspartate carbamoyltransferase activity [Evidence IEA,IEA]; GO_function: GO:0004070 - aspartate carbamoyltransferase activity [Evidence IDA] [PMID 10446140]; GO_function: GO:0004070 - aspartate carbamoyltransferase activity [Evidence IMP] [PMID 4550660]; GO_function: GO:0004088 - carbamoyl-phosphate synthase (glutamine-hydrolyzing) activity [Evidence IEA]; GO_function: GO:0004088 - carbamoyl-phosphate synthase (glutamine-hydrolyzing) activity [Evidence IDA] [PMID 5776390]; GO_function: GO:0016743 - carboxyl- or carbamoyltransferase activity [Evidence IEA]; GO_function: GO:0003824 - catalytic activity [Evidence IEA,IEA]; GO_function: GO:0016874 - ligase activity [Evidence IEA]; GO_function: GO:0046872 - metal ion binding [Evidence IEA]; GO_function: GO:0000166 - nucleotide binding [Evidence IEA]; GO_function: GO:0016740 - transferase activity [Evidence IEA]; GO_process: GO:0044205 - 'de novo' UMP biosynthetic process [Evidence IEA]; GO_process: GO:0006207 - 'de novo' pyrimidine nucleobase biosynthetic process [Evidence IEA]; GO_process: GO:0006207 - 'de novo' pyrimidine nucleobase biosynthetic process [Evidence IDA] [PMID 181668]; GO_process: GO:0006207 - 'de novo' pyrimidine nucleobase biosynthetic process [Evidence IMP] [PMID 4550660]; GO_process: GO:0070409 - carbamoyl phosphate biosynthetic process [Evidence IEA]; GO_process: GO:0006520 - cellular amino acid metabolic process [Evidence IEA]; GO_process: GO:0006543 - glutamine catabolic process [Evidence IEA]; GO_process: GO:0006541 - glutamine metabolic process [Evidence IDA] [PMID 5651325]; GO_process: GO:0008152 - metabolic process [Evidence IEA,IEA]; GO_process: GO:0045984 - negative regulation of pyrimidine nucleobase metabolic process [Evidence IDA] [PMID 5651325]; GO_process: GO:0006807 - nitrogen compound metabolic process [Evidence IEA]; GO_process: GO:0006221 - pyrimidine nucleotide biosynthetic process [Evidence IEA]): MSSDKIEELPVVSATPSLPIFPPLHNTDKLVTLELKNGISVQGYSFGADKSVAGELVFQTGMVGYPESITDPSYEGQILVITFPLVGNYGVPSRDEMDELVPQLPRYFESNRIHVAGLVVASYTEEYSHFLAKSSLGTWLKEEGIPAIYGVDTRGLTKLIRTQGSTLSRIRLQKEKVNPALSWDENFEEVEYDDPNVKNLVARVSIKEPVLYKPASSVTPVVDSTGKTLRILAIDVGMKYNQVRCFVNRGVELKVVPWDYDFVGAGEQYDGLFVSNGPGDPATLTSVVKRLETVVEQAKTPIFGICLGHQLLASASGASTLKLKFGNRGHNIPATNLISGRCYITSQNHGYAVDVNTLKEGWKELFVNANDGSNEGIYHTSKPIFSVQFHPESTPGPRDTEFLFDVFINTVLKHKNAGGKPIGPVEFPGGTIEENRAKHPRVHAKKVLVLGSGGLSIGQAGEFDYSGSQAIKALKQEGIYTILINPNIATIQTSKGLADKVYFLPVNADFVRKVIKYENPDAIYVTFGGQTALNVGIQLKDEFESLGVKVLGTPIDTIITTEDRELFARSMEEIGEKCAKSATASTTAEALEVVKEIKFPVIVRAAYALGGLGSGFAENEEQLVALCQKAFAASPQILIERSMKGWKEIEYEVVRDAFDNCITVCNMENFDPLGIHTGDSIVVAPSQTLSDEDYNMLRTTAVNVIRHLGVVGECNIQYALNPFSKEYCIIEVNARLSRSSALASKATGYPLAFIAAKLGLNIPLNEIKNSVTKVTCACFEPSLDYVVVKIPRWDLKKFTRVSKELSSSMKSVGEVMSIGRTFEEAIQKAIRSTDYQNLGFNATEALMSIDIDDELQTPSDQRLFAIANAFDSGYTVDKVWSLTKIDKWFLHKLENLIKFAKMMEQFQSKTIPSTTMRQAKQLGFEDRQIAKFVSSNELSIRRLRVEAGITPFVKQIDTVAAEFPAFTNYLYLTYNADSHDIDFNDNGVMVLGSGVYRIGSSVEFDWCAVRAVRTLREQGTKTIMVNYNPETVSTDYDEADRLYFEVINLERVLDIYQLEQSAGVVISMGGQTSNNIALTLHRENVKILGTSPDMIDSAENRYKFSRMLDKIGVDQPAWKELTSIEEAEAFADKVSYPVLVRPSYVLSGAAMNTVYSRDDLESYLKQAVEVSRDYPVVITKYIENAKEIEMDAVAKDGKLVMHVVSEHVENAGVHSGDATLIVPPQDLSAETVKRIVEATAKIGQALNVSGPYNIQFIAKDNEIKVIECNVRASRSFPFVSKVLGVDLIEMATKVIAGVPIQPYPLQQLPEDYVAIKVPQFSFSRLSGADPVLGVEMASTGEVACFGRNKYEAYLKSLIATGIKPPKKNILLSIGSFKEKTELLPSVKKLHELGYKLFATAGTADFIQEHGIPVQYLEVLNEGEDEKSEFSLTQHLANNLIDMYINLPSSNRFRRPASYMSKGYRTRRMAVDYAIPLVTNVKCAKLLVEALALNIPLEVSSIDSQSSHRLLSLPGLINIATFVPSLLSAGGSPDFEKVSEASLKAGFTITRILPTGVDGSITDALSLLTAQENTRGKSAVDFNLSIAATGDNASQLVKASPNVGSLVIPFNYFNNNLDKVATVSEHFNVWPTSKPIVTDASSTDLASILLLASLHNRPVHVTNVLKKADLALISMAKEKGLKVTCDVSIHALFLSQVEFPGCSHLPTKEDQEGLWEGLESIDIFAVGVLPSQLAKSLGLTVEAGVGIADALPLLLTAVRENKLTVEDIVLRLSTNPKKIFDLHDQSGTTVEVDLDRQTTVSSFYSKPLYGTVERVTYNDKTVVLEGKIVVSDFHLGKDVSGHSNAAQVVPASPLVKGGAVFASPRPASPTGVSGFNAQARKMSFNAVSVVAPGGRADLDSALVLEDDDKSKGPTLKLVTEPQLPSALRNVIRKNNPFLRRHVTSVLDFSRSDLHSLFSLAQELRLAVERVGAVDLLRGRVLATLFYEPSTRTSTSFDAAMQRLGGKVISITTSTSSVQKGETLQDTVRTLASYTDAIVLRHPSEESVAIASKYSPVPIINGGNGSKEHPTQAFLDLFTIREELGTVNGLTVTFMGDLKYGRTVHSLCSLLKHYQVRVQIVCPKDLALPAHVYDELAKAGKITVVSENLTDEILENTDVLYCTRVQKERFPSLDEYEKFKNLYVVDNKVLRKAKKHMCVMHPLPRVNEISEEVDFDHRAAYFRQMRHGLFVRMALLAMVIGVDF; the protein is encoded by the coding sequence ATGTCTTCAGACAAGATTGAGGAGTTGCCAGTTGTTTCGGCAACCCCTTCTTTGCCCATCTTCCCCCCCTTGCATAACACCGACAAACTGGTAACTCTTGAGCTTAAGAATGGCATTTCTGTTCAAGGTTATTCTTTTGGTGCCGATAAATCGGTTGCCGGTGAATTGGTTTTCCAAACCGGTATGGTTGGTTATCCTGAGTCTATAACTGATCCATCTTACGAGGGTCAAATTTTGGTAATTACTTTCCCTTTGGTCGGAAACTATGGTGTTCCTTCCAGAGATGAGATGGACGAATTGGTTCCTCAATTGCCTCGCTACTTTGAATCCAACCGTATCCATGTTGCTGGTTTGGTTGTTGCTAGTTACACTGAAGAATACTCACACTTCTTGGCTAAGTCGTCTCTTGGTACCTGGTTGAAGGAGGAAGGTATTCCTGCTATTTATGGTGTTGACACTCGTGGTCTCACTAAACTCATTAGAACCCAAGGTTCTACTCTGTCTAGAATTCGTCTCCAAAAGGAGAAGGTCAACCCTGCTTTGTCATGGGATGAGAACTTTGAGGAAGTCGAGTATGACGATCCTAATGTAAAGAATTTGGTTGCTCGTGTTTCAATCAAGGAACCCGTTCTCTACAAgcctgcttcttctgtgaCTCCAGTTGTCGACAGCACTGGAAAGACTTTGCGCATTTTGGCTATTGATGTTGGTATGAAATACAACCAAGTTAGATGCTTCGTTAACAGAGGTGTTGAATTGAAGGTCGTTCCTTGGGATTATGACtttgttggtgctggtgagCAATATGACGGTCTCTTTGTGTCCAATGGTCCTGGTGATCCAGCCACTTTAACTTCTGTTGTTAAGCGACTTGAgactgttgttgaacaAGCTAAGACTCCTATTTTTGGTATTTGTTTGGGTCACCAATTGcttgcttctgcttctggaGCTAGCactttgaagttgaagtttGGTAACAGAGGTCATAACATTCCTGCTACCAACTTAATTAGTGGTAGATGTTATATTACTTCTCAAAATCACGGTTACGCTGTTGACGTAAACACCTTGAAAGAGGGATGGAAGGAGCTTTTTGTCAATGCCAATGATGGCTCTAACGAAGGTATCTACCACACTTCCAAGCCCATTTTCTCTGTCCAGTTCCACCCTGAATCCACACCCGGTCCTCGTGACACTgaatttttgtttgatgTCTTCATCAACACCGTTTTGAAGCACAAGAATGCTGGTGGCAAGCCAATTGGTCCTGTTGAATTCCCAGGTGGTACCATTGAGGAGAACCGTGCTAAGCATCCTCGTGTACACGCCAAGAAGGTCCTTGTTTTGGGATCTGGTGGTCTCAGTATTGGTCAAGCTGGTGAGTTCGATTATAGTGGGTCTCAAGCTATTAAGGCTCTTAAACAGGAGGGTATCTATACAATTTTGATCAATCCTAATATTGCCACCATTCAAACATCTAAGGGTCTTGCTGACAAGGTTTATTTCTTACCCGTCAATGCTGATTTTGTCAGAAAGGTTATCAAGTATGAAAACCCTGATGCTATTTATGTCACCTTCGGTGGTCAGACAGCTCTTAATGTTGGTATCCAATTGAAGGACGAGTTTGAGAGTTTGGGTGTTAAGGTTCTTGGTACTCCCATCGATACTATTATCACTACTGAAGATCGTGAATTGTTTGCCAGATCCATGGAAGAAATTGGCGAGAAGTGTGCCAAGTCTGCCACTGCTTCCACCACTGCTGAAGCTTTGGAGGTTGTTAAGGAGATTAAATTCCCTGTTATTGTTCGTGCCGCCTACGCTCTTGGTGGTCTTGGTTCTGGCTTTGCCGAGAACGAAGAACAATTGGTTGCATTGTGTCAAAAGGCCTTTGCCGCCTCGCCCCAAATTCTTATCGAGCGATCTATGAAGGGTTGGAAAGAAATCGAATACGAAGTTGTTCGTGATGCATTCGACAACTGTATTACCGTTTGTAACATGGAGAACTTCGATCCTCTTGGTATCCATACTGGTGACTCCATTGTCGTTGCTCCTTCTCAAACTCTCTCGGATGAAGACTACAACATGTTGCGTACTACTGCCGTTAACGTCATTCGTCATTTGGGCGTTGTTGGTGAATGTAACATCCAATATGCTCTTAACCCATTCTCGAAGGAATATTGCATTATTGAAGTCAATGCTCGTTTGTCCAGATCATCTGCTTTGGCTTCCAAGGCCACTGGTTACCCCTTGGCTTTCATTGCTGCCAAGCTTGGTCTTAACATTCCTTTGAATGAGATCAAGAACTCGGTCACCAAGGTTACTTGTGCCTGTTTCGAGCCTTCTCTTGACTATGTTGTTGTTAAGATCCCCAGATGGGATCTCAAGAAGTTCACTCGTGTAAGCAAGGAGTTGAGTTCAAGTATGAAGTCTGTCGGTGAGGTTATGAGTATTGGTCGTACTTTCGAAGAAGCAATTCAAAAGGCGATTAGATCTACTGATTACCAAAACCTTGGTTTTAACGCCACTGAGGCCTTGATGTCCATCGATATTGACGATGAGTTGCAAACTCCTTCTGATCAACGTCTATTTGCTATCGCTAATGCTTTCGATAGTGGATACACCGTCGACAAGGTTTGGTCTTTGACTAAGATTGACAAGTGGTTCCTTCACAAGCTAGAGAACCTTATCAAGTTTGCCAAGATGATGGAGCAGTTCCAATCTAAGACTATTCCCTCTACTACTATGCGACAGGCTAAGCAACTCGGTTTCGAAGATCGTCAAATTGCTAAGTTTGTCTCGTCCAACGAGTTGTCtattcgtcgtcttcgtgTAGAGGCTGGTATTACTCCATTTGTCAAGCAAATCGAtactgttgctgctgaattCCCTGCTTTCACCAATTATTTGTATCTTACCTATAACGCCGATTCTcatgatattgatttcaatgaTAACGGTGTTATGGTCCTAGGTTCTGGTGTCTACAGAATTGGTTCTTCTGTTGAGTTCGATTGGTGTGCTGTTAGAGCTGTTCGCACTCTTCGTGAGCAAGGCACCAAGACCATTATGGTCAACTACAACCCCGAGACTGTCAGTACTGATTATGATGAGGCCGACAGATTGTATTTTGAAGTCATCAATTTGGAGCGTGTTTTGGATATTTACCAACTTGAACAATCCGCTGGTGTTGTTATTTCTATGGGTGGTCAAACTTCTAATAACATTGCTTTGACCTTGCATCGTGAAAATGTCAAGATCTTAGGTACATCACCTGATATGATTGATTCTGCTGAGAATCGTTACAAGTTCTCTAGAATGTTGGACAAGATTGGTGTTGATCAACCTGCTTGGAAGGAGCTGACCTCTATTGAGGAAGCCGAGGCTTTTGCTGATAAGGTGTCATACCCTGTTTTGGTTAGACCCTCTTATGTTTtgtctggtgctgccatGAACACTGTTTACAGTCGTGATGATTTGGAGAGTTACCTCAAGCAGGCTGTTGAGGTTTCTCGTGATTATCCTGTGGTTATTACCAAGTACATTGAGAATGCTAAGGAAATTGAGATGGACGCTGTTGCTAAGGACGGTAAACTTGTTATGCACGTTGTTTCTGAGCACGTTGAGAATGCTGGTGTACACTCTGGTGATGCTACTTTGATTGTTCCTCCTCAGGATTTGTCTGCTGAGACCGTCAAAAGAATTGTTGAGGCTACTGCCAAGATTGGTCAAGCATTGAACGTCTCAGGTCCATACAATATTCAATTTATTGCCAAGGATAATGAGATCAAGGTTATCGAGTGTAATGTTCGTGCTTCAAGATCTTTCCCATTTGTCTCCAAGGTACTTGGTGTCGACCTTATCGAGATGGCCACCAAGGTCATTGCTGGTGTTCCAATTCAACCATACCCATTGCAACAGTTGCCTGAGGATTATGTTGCCATTAAGGTTCCtcaattttctttctctaGATTGTCTGGTGCTGATCCTGTTTTGGGTGTCGAAATGGCCTCTACTGGTGAGGTTGCTTGTTTCGGTCGTAACAAGTATGAGGCTTATCTTAAGTCACTCATCGCTACTGGTATTAAGCCTCCCAAGAAGAACATTCTTTTGTCTATCGGTTCTTTTAAGGAGAAGACTGAGTTGTTGCCATCTGTTAAGAAGCTTCATGAGCTTGGCTACAAGCTGTTTGCTACTGCCGGTACTGCTGATTTTATCCAAGAACACGGTATTCCTGTTCAATACTTGGAGGTTCTCAACGAGGGTGAAGATGAGAAGAGCGAGTTTTCGCTTACTCAACACTTGGCTAACAACTTAATTGATATGTACATCAACTTGCCATCTAGCAACAGATTCCGTCGTCCTGCTTCCTATATGTCCAAGGGTTACAGAACTCGTCGTATGGCTGTTGACTATGCTATCCCCTTGGTTACCAATGTCAAGTGTGCCAAGCTTTTGGTTGAGGCTCTTGCTCTTAACATTCCTTTGGAGGTTTCCTCTATCGATAGCCAGTCTTCTCACAGACTTCTTTCGTTGCCTGGCCTTATTAACATTGCCACTTTCGTCCCATCGTTGTTGTCTGCAGGTGGGTCACCCGACTTTGAAAAGGTCAGCGAGGCTTCTTTGAAGGCTGGTTTCACTATCACTCGTATTCTCCCCACTGGTGTTGATGGATCTATCACTGATGCTCTCTCACTTTTGACTGCCCAAGAAAACACTCGTGGAAAGTCTGCGGTTGACTTCAACCTGTCAATTGCTGCAACTGGAGACAACGCCTCTCAATTGGTCAAGGCTTCACCAAATGTTGGGTCTCTGGTCATTCCTTTCAACtacttcaacaacaatcttGACAAGGTAGCTACTGTTTCAGAGCATTTTAACGTCTGGCCCACTAGCAAGCCTATTGTGACTGATGCTAGCTCGACTGACTTGGCCTCTATCCTGTTGTTGGCTAGTTTGCACAACAGACCTGTTCATGTCACAAACGTTCTCAAGAAAGCTGATCTTGCCTTAATCTCCATGGCTAAGGAGAAGGGTCTTAAGGTCACTTGTGATGTTTCTATTCATGCCCTCTTTTTGTCTCAAGTTGAGTTCCCTGGATGCTCTCACCTTCCAACCAAGGAAGACCAAGAGGGTCTTTGGGAAGGCCTCGAAAGCATTGACATCTTCGCAGTTGGTGTCTTGCCTTCTCAATTGGCTAAGAGTCTTGGACTCACAGTTGAAGCTGGTGTTGGTATTGCTGATGCCCtccctcttcttctgactGCTGTTCGTGAGAATAAGTTGACTGTTGAAGATATCGTTCTTCGTTTGAGCACCAACCCCAAGAAGATCTTTGATCTCCATGATCAATCTGGTACCACTGTCGAGGTTGATCTTGACCGTCAAACAACTGTTTCATCATTCTACTCTAAGCCTTTGTACGGAACTGTTGAAAGAGTCACTTACAATGATAAGACTGTTGTTCTAGAGGGTAAGATTGTTGTCAGTGATTTCCATCTTGGAAAGGACGTGTCTGGTCATTCCAATGCTGCTCAAGTCGTCCCTGCTTCTCCTTTAGTTAAAGGTGGTGCCGTCTTCGCTAGCCCTCGTCCAGCTTCTCCAACCGGTGTTAGTGGATTCAACGCACAAGCTCGTAAGATGTCCTTTAACGCTGTATCAGTTGTTGCCCCTGGTGGACGAGCTGACTTGGATAGTGCTCTTGTAttggaagatgatgataaatCTAAGGGACCTACTCTTAAGTTGGTCACCGAACCTCAGTTACCATCCGCCTTGAGAAACGTTATTAGAAAGAACAACCCATTCTTGAGAAGACACGTTACCAGTGTCTTGGACTTCAGCAGAAGTGATTTGCACTCTCTGTTCAGTCTTGCTCAAGAGTTGCGTCTTGCTGTTGAGAgagttggtgctgttgaCTTGTTGAGAGGACGAGTTTTGGCTACTCTGTTCTATGAGCCTTCCACTAGAACATCTACCTCGTTTGATGCTGCTATGCAAAGATTGGGTGGTAAAGTCATTTCTATCaccacttctacttcttctgtCCAGAAGGGCGAGACTTTGCAAGACACTGTTCGTACTTTGGCTTCTTACACTGATGCTATCGTTCTCAGACATCCTTCAGAAGAGAGTGTTGCTATTGCCTCTAAATACTCTCCAGTTCCTATCATTAATGGTGGTAATGGATCTAAGGAACATCCTACTCAAGCATTCTTGGACTTGTTCACTATTCGTGAAGAGCTCGGTACCGTAAATGGTTTGACTGTCACTTTCATGGGAGACTTGAAGTACGGTAGAACTGTTCACTCTTTGTGTAGTTTGCTCAAGCACTACCAAGTCCGTGTTCAAATTGTGTGCCCCAAGGATCTTGCTTTGCCCGCTCACGTTTACGATGAGCTTGCCAAGGCTGGTAAGATTACTGTTGTTTCTGAGAATCTTACTGACGAGATCCTTGAGAACACTGATGTCTTGTACTGCACTCGTGTCCAAAAGGAGAGATTCCCCAGTTTGGATGAATATGAGAAGTTCAAGAACTTGTATGTCGTTGACAACAAGGTTCTTCGCAAGGCAAAGAAACACATGTGTGTTATGCATCCTTTGCCTCGTGTTAACGAGATTAGCGAGGAAGTTGATTTCGACCATCGTGCTGCTTACTTCAGACAAATGAGACATGGTCTCTTTGTTCGCATGGCTCTTCTTGCTATGGTCATTGGCGTTGATTTTTAA